The Pantanalinema sp. sequence CATGGGGGCCTCGAGAGGGAGGGGATCCCTGAGATTATACGCTCTTGGCTGAGGTAGAATGGACAGGATCACGAGAGGAAGCCCCCGCATGACCCGTCGTCTCGTCCTGCTGGCCGACGCGAGCAACGTCCATACCGTCAAGTGGGCACGCGAGTTCGCCGCGCGCGCCTGGGACGTCCATGTGCTATCGCTCTTGCCCGCAGAGATCCCGGGGGTCGAGGTTCATCACCTGCGGCCCTCGATGGCGGGCAAGGTCGGTTACCTGAGCGTCGTGGGCGCGGTGCGCGCGCTGGTGAGGCGCCTGCGACCGGACCTCCTGCACGCCCACTACGCCACCAGCTACGGCCTGCTCGGAGCCCTGGCTTCTCATCGCCCCTTCGTGATCTCGGTCTGGGGGAGCGACGTTTACGCCTTTCCCGCCAAGAGTCCCGTGCACCGCGCCCTGCTTTCCTGGAACCTGCGCCAGGCGGACGCGGTGACCTCGAGCAGCCATGCGATGGCCGAGGTGACCGCCCCGCTCGTCCCGGCACGCGCGATCCAGGTCATCCCGTTCGGAGTGCCCCTCGACCGGTTCGGCCCGGCGGCGCCGGGCGAGATGCTCACCATCGGCTGCGCCAAGAGCCTGGAGACGATCTACGGCCAAGAGTATCTCATCCGGGCGGTGCGCCTGGTGCTGGATCGGCGCCCGGATCTTCAATTTCGCCTCTTGCTCGCGGGAGACGGCGCGCGCCGCACGGCCCTCGTCTCCTTGATCGCGGAGCTTCGCCTGGAAGAGGTCGTCCACCTGCTGGGGCGACTGCCCCACTCCGAGGTGCCGGCTTTCCTCGCCTCCTTGTCGATCTTCGCCATGCCGTCGCTGAGCGAGAGCTTCGGGGTCGCCGCGGTCGAGGCGGCCGCCTGCGGCCTGCCCGTGGTCGCAAGCCGCGTGGGCGGGGTGGGGGAGGTCGTGCTGGACCGGGAGACGGGGCTGCTCGTGCCGCCGGCCGACCCCGACGCGCTCGCTCAGGCCCTCGAGCGGCTGCTGCTCGATCCCGCCCTGCGTTCCCGGATGGGAGAGCAGGGTCGCGCCCACGTCGCGCGCTCTTTCGACTGGCAGCGCAACGCCGACGCCATGGAGGACCTGTACGGGCGGCTGCTCACGCGGCCGCCGTCGAACCGCGCCGTATCACCCCAGGAGGCTGCTTCTTGAGCGCATCTTCGCCCTCGATCTCGGTCATCGTCCCCTGCCGGAACGAGCGACGCCACATCGGGCCGTTCCTGGAGGCGGTGCTCGCCCAGGAGCTCGAAGGCATCGCGATGGAGGTCCTGGTCGCCGACGGCATGAGCGACGACGGGACCCGCGAGGTGATCGCGGACTATGCGCGCCGCCATCCGCTCATCCGGCTGATCGACAACCCCGAGCGCACCACCCCTCTTGCCCTGAACCGCGCCATCGAGGCGGCTCGCGCCGAGGTCGTCGTGAGGATGGACGTGCACACGGTCTACGCGCCGGATTACGTCCGGCAGTGCCTCGCGGTGCTGGTGGAGAGCGGCGCCGACAACGTGGGCGGGGCCTGGCATGCCGAGGGCAAGACCTACGTCCAGGAGGCGATCGCCCTGGGCTTCCAATCCCCGTTCTCCTCGGGGGGGGCCGCCTCCCATTCCCCCGACTTCGAGGGCGAGGTGGACTCGGTCTATCTCGGCTGCTGGCGCCGATCGGTGTTCGAGGAGGTGGGCCGCTTCGACCCCGAGCTCGTTCGCAACCAGGACGACGAGCTTAATCTGCGGCTGGTGCGCAGCGGTCGCAGGGTCTACCAGTCCCCGCGCATCAAGTCCCGCTATTTCCCGCGGGCATCGCTCTCGGCCCTCTTCAGGCAATACGCCCAGTACGGCTACTGGAAGGTGCGGGTGATCCAGAAGCACCGCCTGCCCGCCTCCTTGCGCCACCTGGTGCCGGGGGGCTTCGTGCTGGTCCTGTTGCTGCTGGCCGCGCTTTCTGCGTTCAGCGCCCCGGCGCGCTGGCTGCTGCTTGCCGTGGGCGGCCTCTACCTGCTCGCCAACGCCGCGATCTCGACCCTGACGTGCTCCGCGCCGGGGCGCCTGAAGTACCTGCCGCTCATGCCGTGGGTGTTCGCGGCCTTTCATTTCGGCTACGGCTACGGCTTCCTCAGAGGCGCCATCGACTTCGTGGTGCTTCGCAAGGGCGCAGCCAGCGGCTTCACGATCCTCACCCGAGGTTGATCCCGTCGTGGCGGGGGCGCCAGACCCTGCCGAGCACCTTCTTGATGCCCGCCTTCGCGTAGATGCCCAGGGTGAGCGCGTGGTTCAGGTGGGCGCGCAGCGGGCCGATCTCGGGGTGCCGCGCGTGGATGAGGCGCTTTTCGGCCAGGAGCCTGCGGCGCTGCTTGCTGCTCAGTCCACCGTCGGCGAAGCGAACGACCACGCGATCGACGAAGGCCGCGCGGACACGGGCACCGCATCGGAGCAGGAAGTCGTAATCCCCGGCGATGCGGTAGCGCTCGTCGAAGGGCCCCACCTCGTCGAAGAGGCCTCGCCGGTGCAAGCCCGCCGGGTGAGCCACCACCTGGGTGCGCTTCATTCGCTCCCAGTCCCAGGGCGAGCCGCTCAGGGCGCGTACCCGCCCATCCTGCGCCACGACGGCCACGCGCGCCCAGACGAAGTCCAGCCCGGCAGAGGTTGCCTCGGCCAGGCTCGCAAGAGCCTGGTCGTCCGCAAACACGTCATCCGCGCCCAAAAAGGCGATCCACTCGCCCCTCGCGCGGGCGACAGCCTTGTTCCAGGCGTGGTAAATGCCCCGGTCCCTCTCGGACTCCCAGTAGGCGAGCTTGGCTTCGTTGGCGCGGACGATCTCCGGGCTCTGGTCCGAGGAGGCTCCGTCGATGACGATCAGCTCCTTGTTGGGGTAGGTCTGCTGCTCGAAGCTGTCGATGCACCGCTGAAGCGTCTCGGCAGCGTTGTAGACGGCGACGACGACC is a genomic window containing:
- a CDS encoding glycosyltransferase, translating into MTRRLVLLADASNVHTVKWAREFAARAWDVHVLSLLPAEIPGVEVHHLRPSMAGKVGYLSVVGAVRALVRRLRPDLLHAHYATSYGLLGALASHRPFVISVWGSDVYAFPAKSPVHRALLSWNLRQADAVTSSSHAMAEVTAPLVPARAIQVIPFGVPLDRFGPAAPGEMLTIGCAKSLETIYGQEYLIRAVRLVLDRRPDLQFRLLLAGDGARRTALVSLIAELRLEEVVHLLGRLPHSEVPAFLASLSIFAMPSLSESFGVAAVEAAACGLPVVASRVGGVGEVVLDRETGLLVPPADPDALAQALERLLLDPALRSRMGEQGRAHVARSFDWQRNADAMEDLYGRLLTRPPSNRAVSPQEAAS
- a CDS encoding glycosyltransferase family 2 protein encodes the protein MSASSPSISVIVPCRNERRHIGPFLEAVLAQELEGIAMEVLVADGMSDDGTREVIADYARRHPLIRLIDNPERTTPLALNRAIEAARAEVVVRMDVHTVYAPDYVRQCLAVLVESGADNVGGAWHAEGKTYVQEAIALGFQSPFSSGGAASHSPDFEGEVDSVYLGCWRRSVFEEVGRFDPELVRNQDDELNLRLVRSGRRVYQSPRIKSRYFPRASLSALFRQYAQYGYWKVRVIQKHRLPASLRHLVPGGFVLVLLLLAALSAFSAPARWLLLAVGGLYLLANAAISTLTCSAPGRLKYLPLMPWVFAAFHFGYGYGFLRGAIDFVVLRKGAASGFTILTRG
- a CDS encoding glycosyltransferase family 2 protein encodes the protein MQTPPPLITVVVAVYNAAETLQRCIDSFEQQTYPNKELIVIDGASSDQSPEIVRANEAKLAYWESERDRGIYHAWNKAVARARGEWIAFLGADDVFADDQALASLAEATSAGLDFVWARVAVVAQDGRVRALSGSPWDWERMKRTQVVAHPAGLHRRGLFDEVGPFDERYRIAGDYDFLLRCGARVRAAFVDRVVVRFADGGLSSKQRRRLLAEKRLIHARHPEIGPLRAHLNHALTLGIYAKAGIKKVLGRVWRPRHDGINLG